Proteins co-encoded in one Cytophaga hutchinsonii ATCC 33406 genomic window:
- a CDS encoding OmpH family outer membrane protein, with translation MNQRISLIINGILAVAVIGLYVLHFKGSKTEAETTTSKSDTTNIEAAVKLDSLPDLGSSNGAIAFIDFEELTGKYQFYKDGVANLENDFKKKEAELMKKQQTLEENFARYQQLAASLTPEVREKREKDLMEEEQRLLQLRDRLGKDLTDKEANFNKEFLKKIDSYLKALSQEKNYSYVFTYVKGGPATIVYAKDTLNISTQVINALNDQYKKK, from the coding sequence GTGAATCAACGCATTTCCCTAATTATAAACGGCATACTAGCCGTAGCCGTAATCGGCTTATATGTGCTTCATTTTAAAGGTTCAAAAACGGAAGCAGAAACAACAACTTCAAAATCAGATACAACAAACATAGAAGCAGCAGTTAAGTTAGACAGCCTGCCGGATCTGGGTTCAAGCAATGGCGCCATAGCGTTTATAGATTTTGAAGAACTGACAGGTAAATATCAATTCTATAAAGATGGTGTAGCAAATCTTGAAAATGATTTTAAAAAGAAAGAAGCTGAACTGATGAAAAAGCAGCAAACGCTGGAAGAAAATTTTGCAAGATATCAGCAATTAGCAGCCAGCCTTACTCCGGAAGTTAGAGAAAAAAGAGAAAAAGACCTGATGGAAGAAGAGCAGCGCTTACTGCAATTGAGAGATCGTTTAGGAAAAGACCTGACAGATAAAGAAGCAAACTTCAATAAAGAGTTTTTAAAGAAAATAGATAGTTATCTGAAGGCATTGAGCCAGGAAAAAAATTATTCGTATGTGTTCACGTACGTTAAAGGTGGCCCCGCTACAATTGTTTATGCAAAAGATACCTTGAATATTTCAACACAAGTGATCAATGCATTGAACGATCAGTATAAAAAGAAATAA
- a CDS encoding sensor histidine kinase translates to MKKGVIFILLGLYCAIVHAQTRPLILNDTAEKFEWRKGNYAIYRDTVRNLPLSRILELQREGIFKKTTSDAPRLQSSRQDMWAKVIVYNGSLNQTEWLIELYDFHIDEYDIYILQKDSLYAHFTGGDLQPFHKRKIEHKNFIHEIVFEPHQLYTLFIRIHSRQSVAVNGVVRTFPSFLEYSNREYLFLAIFYGVILLMAVYCVCIYVFTKEKTYIYFAANVLSVALYSLTNDGLGFQYIWPNHINFNAEAQSLAIALFSTTALMYTTAFLNVKIESTKYCLVIRVTAAVRFLLFLIGLLFYRPLLYFYQLDLLILIFIFYTSIVFYKKDFKAARFFILAYTALFIGFSLNLSIVLGVGFIHPVTVYGLNIGIVIQLFLFSFALADRIRLANKDNRNTQLQIIHQLKENEILKDKLTKELEDKVKERTQELEFKNQQLDAFVYKASHDIKGPLKSIIGLAKLGLLDVQDPNAREYFKHIETSSTRLDNLLQDLLQVAKIKNTVIESTVIDFKKIIDTIKDGFSNIESFGEFYIDVQIKQDRDFYSDEKMVYSIFQNLIENAFTYRDIKKQKSSLYIRIEVDKQKSVIEFTDNGIGINKDLKDKVFDMFFRASEISGGTGLGLYLVKMAVNKIGGRIQVNTEVSKGTTFTVVI, encoded by the coding sequence ATGAAAAAGGGGGTAATTTTTATATTACTTGGGCTTTATTGCGCGATTGTTCATGCTCAGACCAGACCATTGATCTTAAACGATACAGCGGAAAAGTTTGAATGGCGCAAAGGAAATTATGCCATCTATCGGGATACTGTACGGAACCTTCCGCTAAGCCGTATTTTAGAACTTCAACGGGAAGGTATATTTAAAAAAACAACATCAGACGCACCACGCCTGCAATCTTCCAGACAGGACATGTGGGCAAAGGTTATTGTTTACAACGGCAGCCTGAATCAAACAGAATGGCTGATTGAGTTATATGATTTTCATATTGATGAATACGATATCTACATACTTCAAAAAGATTCACTTTATGCGCATTTTACAGGCGGTGATTTACAACCTTTTCACAAGCGGAAAATAGAACATAAAAATTTTATTCATGAGATCGTATTTGAACCCCATCAGTTATATACGTTATTTATACGCATTCATAGCAGACAATCTGTTGCCGTTAATGGTGTAGTACGTACATTTCCAAGTTTTTTAGAATATTCTAATAGAGAATATCTATTTCTGGCCATTTTTTACGGCGTTATTTTATTGATGGCGGTATATTGTGTTTGTATCTATGTATTTACAAAAGAGAAAACGTATATATATTTTGCTGCAAATGTTTTGTCTGTTGCTCTTTACAGCTTAACAAATGATGGCCTGGGTTTTCAATACATTTGGCCCAATCATATAAATTTTAATGCAGAAGCGCAAAGCTTAGCGATTGCGCTGTTTTCAACAACAGCGCTCATGTACACAACAGCCTTTCTGAATGTTAAAATAGAATCAACAAAATATTGCCTCGTGATCCGGGTAACAGCCGCTGTAAGGTTCCTGTTATTTCTAATTGGCTTGTTATTTTACAGGCCACTGCTTTACTTTTATCAGCTCGATCTGTTAATCCTGATTTTTATATTTTATACGTCTATAGTATTTTATAAGAAAGATTTTAAAGCAGCGCGGTTTTTTATACTTGCTTACACAGCACTATTTATAGGCTTTTCGCTGAATTTGTCTATTGTCTTAGGTGTTGGCTTTATACATCCGGTTACGGTATACGGTTTGAATATTGGTATTGTCATACAGCTGTTTCTGTTTTCATTTGCACTTGCAGATAGGATAAGGCTTGCCAATAAAGATAACCGGAACACACAATTACAGATCATTCATCAGCTGAAAGAAAATGAAATACTGAAAGATAAACTCACAAAAGAGCTTGAAGATAAGGTTAAAGAACGAACGCAGGAACTGGAGTTTAAGAATCAACAGCTGGACGCCTTCGTTTACAAGGCTTCACACGATATTAAAGGACCTTTAAAATCCATTATCGGTTTGGCCAAATTGGGTTTGCTGGATGTACAGGATCCCAATGCCCGGGAATATTTTAAGCATATTGAAACAAGCTCTACACGTTTGGATAATCTGCTTCAGGATTTATTGCAGGTAGCAAAAATAAAAAACACCGTTATTGAATCTACCGTTATTGATTTCAAAAAAATCATTGATACAATAAAAGATGGGTTCAGTAATATTGAATCGTTTGGTGAGTTTTATATTGATGTACAAATCAAACAGGACCGCGATTTTTATTCGGATGAAAAAATGGTCTATTCCATTTTTCAGAATTTAATTGAAAATGCGTTTACCTACCGGGATATTAAAAAACAAAAATCAAGTTTATATATCCGCATTGAAGTTGATAAACAAAAATCCGTTATAGAGTTTACCGACAATGGAATCGGGATCAATAAAGACTTAAAAGATAAAGTGTTCGATATGTTTTTCAGGGCCAGTGAAATTTCAGGCGGAACAGGTCTGGGTCTCTATTTAGTAAAAATGGCTGTAAATAAAATAGGTGGAAGAATACAGGTAAACACAGAAGTAAGCAAAGGCACAACTTTTACAGTAGTAATCTGA
- a CDS encoding peroxiredoxin codes for MSLRLGDIAPDFKADTTEGPISFHEWLGDKWGVLFSHPADYTPVCTTELGATAKLKSEFEKRNVKVAALSVDGLESHKGWIKDINETQNTTVNFPIIADEDRKVAELYDMIHPNASEKFTVRSLFIIGNDKKIKLIITYPASTGRNFTEILRVIDSLQLTANYSVATPANWKDGEDVVITPAVKDEDIAAKFPKGYTRVKPYLRTTPQPNK; via the coding sequence ATGAGTTTACGATTAGGCGATATTGCACCGGATTTTAAAGCAGATACTACAGAGGGACCAATTTCATTTCACGAATGGTTGGGCGATAAATGGGGCGTATTATTTTCGCACCCAGCAGATTATACGCCTGTTTGTACAACAGAACTTGGTGCAACAGCAAAACTTAAATCTGAGTTTGAAAAGCGCAATGTTAAAGTTGCTGCGTTAAGTGTTGATGGTTTAGAGTCTCACAAAGGCTGGATCAAGGATATCAATGAAACACAAAACACAACGGTTAACTTCCCGATCATTGCGGATGAAGATAGAAAAGTTGCTGAATTGTATGATATGATACACCCGAACGCAAGTGAAAAATTCACTGTACGTTCTTTATTTATTATTGGCAACGATAAAAAAATAAAATTGATCATTACATATCCGGCATCTACAGGAAGAAACTTCACTGAAATTCTTCGTGTAATTGATTCGCTTCAATTAACGGCAAACTACAGTGTTGCAACACCTGCTAACTGGAAAGATGGCGAAGACGTTGTCATTACACCGGCTGTTAAAGACGAAGACATTGCAGCTAAATTCCCTAAAGGATACACACGCGTTAAGCCTTACTTAAGAACAACGCCGCAGCCGAATAAATAA
- a CDS encoding winged helix-turn-helix transcriptional regulator, producing MSDIKYNNKWFKSGLELLNEVLYGKWKFIIIWNLTDKPLRFSDLRKNIPSITDRMLSLQLKELEEEGFVERIVLEGNPPKIDYKLTEKSQGLLPALTALESFGRNLVQNKPPYKKVLSQEIPLPLSEDQESFFDML from the coding sequence ATGAGTGATATAAAATATAATAACAAATGGTTTAAATCTGGACTGGAACTATTGAATGAAGTTCTGTATGGAAAATGGAAATTTATTATTATTTGGAATTTAACAGATAAGCCATTAAGATTCTCTGACTTACGAAAAAATATTCCTTCTATCACAGACCGTATGTTGAGCTTGCAGTTAAAAGAGCTGGAAGAAGAAGGTTTTGTTGAACGTATTGTTTTAGAGGGAAATCCTCCCAAAATTGATTATAAATTAACAGAAAAATCACAAGGTTTACTTCCGGCACTTACTGCTTTAGAATCTTTTGGAAGAAATTTAGTTCAAAACAAACCCCCATATAAAAAAGTGCTTTCGCAAGAAATACCTTTGCCGTTAAGCGAAGATCAGGAATCATTTTTTGATATGCTGTAG
- a CDS encoding alpha-E domain-containing protein gives MLSRIAGNLFWMGRYLERTEHISRFSQAHYFFSIDAPKSVKKEHILESVLNMAGSYVEYLGSGNKMETMEVAYYIGLNEFNASSIKHSIVKARENARGAKDSISSELWQSINTFYHSINLMDRATFNEMGIYEFSKNVLQNSSVIKGNIDNTLLHEEAWSIIHLGQHIERTTQVIRMIVTKINDINRIPKKEYYNMIELFENVNLLKSTEAYDMSKIFYREVPSVSHSLEFLTLNRNFPKSIVYNLRHIEHCLLRITNLSKHETNSLEFYASKLLCTVKYTSIQDIEKEPLAFYNDLLNKVAKLADMLETKYLQY, from the coding sequence ATGTTATCTAGAATTGCAGGAAATTTGTTTTGGATGGGTAGATACCTTGAGCGAACAGAACACATCAGTCGTTTTTCACAGGCACATTATTTCTTTAGTATTGATGCGCCTAAATCGGTTAAGAAAGAACATATTTTAGAGTCGGTTTTAAATATGGCCGGCTCTTATGTAGAGTACCTTGGCAGCGGTAATAAAATGGAGACAATGGAAGTTGCCTATTATATCGGGCTGAACGAATTCAATGCTTCTTCCATTAAACACTCCATTGTCAAAGCGAGGGAAAATGCACGCGGAGCAAAGGATTCTATTTCAAGTGAATTGTGGCAGTCGATCAATACGTTTTATCATTCGATCAACTTAATGGATCGCGCAACATTCAATGAAATGGGTATTTATGAATTTTCTAAAAATGTGCTGCAAAACAGTTCAGTGATCAAAGGAAATATTGATAACACCTTGCTGCACGAAGAAGCATGGTCCATCATTCATCTGGGCCAGCACATTGAACGTACCACACAGGTAATACGCATGATCGTAACCAAGATCAATGATATAAACCGTATTCCGAAAAAGGAATATTATAACATGATTGAATTGTTTGAAAATGTGAACCTGCTGAAAAGTACCGAAGCGTATGACATGAGTAAAATATTTTACAGAGAAGTACCGAGCGTAAGCCATAGTCTGGAGTTTCTAACACTGAACAGAAATTTTCCAAAATCAATTGTATATAACCTGCGACATATTGAACACTGTTTGCTGCGCATTACAAACCTGTCGAAACATGAAACAAATTCACTGGAATTTTACGCAAGTAAATTGCTCTGCACCGTGAAGTATACCTCGATTCAGGATATTGAAAAGGAACCCTTAGCGTTTTATAATGATTTGTTGAACAAGGTAGCGAAGCTTGCAGATATGCTCGAAACCAAATACTTACAATATTGA
- a CDS encoding circularly permuted type 2 ATP-grasp protein — protein MENQTGIFNSYKIDPAHFDEAWLPTGDVRMHYKHLMETFKGLDIEEYLKINELAKGNLFNQGVTFNVYSENAEGVERLFPFDLFPRMIPSEEWKTIEVGIKQRNKAINLFLWDIYHEQKILKDKIVPSELLFSSQFYKKEMIGVDPPAGIYIHITGTDIIKHNDGKYYVLEDNLRCPSGVSYVLSNRETMKKIFFNLFSRYHVKPIMQYTEKLLSTIRSVAPDRIDNPLCVILTPGTYNSAYFEHSFLAHQMGIQLVEGRDLFVEKNFVYMKTIKGPKRVDVIYRRVDDDFIDPLVFNPKSVLGVPGLMSAYQAGNVTIINAPGTGVADDKAVYTYVPDIIKYYLGEEPILNNVPTYRCERPDEMKYVLENMHNLVVKPVDESGGYGVFIGNRKTKEEIEEYKKLILDTPRKYIAQPIMSLSVLSTFIEDSNESEQRHIDLRSFALMGKEETYVLDGGLTRVALSKGNLIVNSSQGGGSKDTWVIENY, from the coding sequence ATGGAAAATCAAACTGGAATATTTAATTCTTACAAGATAGACCCGGCACACTTTGATGAGGCCTGGCTACCGACCGGAGATGTTCGAATGCATTACAAACACCTGATGGAGACATTTAAGGGCTTAGACATTGAAGAATATCTCAAAATAAACGAACTCGCAAAAGGTAATCTGTTTAATCAGGGTGTTACATTTAATGTTTATTCTGAAAATGCAGAAGGAGTTGAACGCTTATTTCCCTTTGATTTATTTCCAAGAATGATTCCCAGTGAAGAATGGAAAACAATCGAAGTGGGTATTAAACAACGCAACAAAGCCATAAATCTATTCCTGTGGGATATCTATCATGAGCAGAAAATATTAAAAGATAAAATTGTACCAAGTGAATTATTATTCAGTTCGCAGTTTTATAAAAAAGAAATGATTGGTGTAGATCCGCCTGCAGGTATTTACATCCACATCACCGGTACAGATATTATAAAGCACAACGATGGTAAATACTACGTGCTGGAAGATAACCTTCGCTGTCCTTCAGGTGTAAGCTACGTATTATCCAACAGAGAGACAATGAAAAAGATCTTTTTCAATCTTTTCAGCAGGTATCATGTAAAACCGATCATGCAGTATACAGAAAAGTTATTGTCAACAATACGTTCTGTAGCGCCCGATCGGATTGATAATCCATTGTGTGTGATCCTTACACCGGGCACGTATAATTCGGCATATTTTGAACATTCGTTTTTAGCCCACCAAATGGGGATACAACTGGTAGAAGGGCGTGACTTGTTTGTAGAAAAAAACTTTGTCTACATGAAGACAATTAAAGGGCCGAAGCGGGTTGATGTTATTTACAGACGTGTTGATGATGATTTTATTGATCCGTTGGTATTTAATCCAAAATCTGTTTTAGGTGTACCGGGTTTAATGTCGGCATACCAGGCGGGTAACGTAACCATTATCAATGCGCCAGGAACGGGAGTAGCAGATGATAAAGCAGTCTATACCTATGTGCCGGATATTATTAAATACTATCTGGGCGAAGAGCCGATTTTAAATAACGTACCAACGTATCGTTGCGAGCGTCCGGATGAAATGAAATATGTCCTGGAAAACATGCATAACCTGGTTGTGAAACCGGTGGATGAATCCGGCGGATATGGTGTTTTTATTGGTAACCGAAAAACTAAGGAAGAGATTGAAGAATACAAAAAATTAATACTTGATACGCCCAGAAAATACATTGCACAGCCGATCATGTCGTTATCGGTGTTATCAACATTCATCGAAGATTCAAATGAATCAGAACAGCGTCACATTGATTTACGCTCTTTTGCACTAATGGGAAAAGAGGAAACCTATGTGCTGGATGGCGGATTAACGCGGGTTGCGTTATCAAAAGGTAACTTAATTGTTAACTCGTCTCAGGGCGGAGGTTCAAAAGACACCTGGGTTATTGAAAATTATTAA
- a CDS encoding dihydrolipoyl dehydrogenase family protein, translating into MKYDVCIIGAGPAGYAAAMRALDLNKSVILIEKDKIGGAGLYNGAISSKTFWELAKDIQTARKRLAQYSPDQHFSVTYQQVLRQVREGIANRRFHLEGQIESLAKQQTSRFRYIKGSAKLVSHNTVEVSTGTEEEIIEAENVVIATGSKPRKLPNIPIDEKIIVTSDGVENFENFPKSLVILGAGVIGCEWATIFSNFGYTSVNIIDKAERILPFEDDDVTDVVEANMKKQGITVHKKSNLLSMRIVDGEVEYILEYTDGRKEMHRVEKVLVSVGRIPNTQNLGLERVGVNILANGQIENTDGQTNIPNIYVAGDISSDVALVNVAELEGRHVIEKMFGLSDSVITYNNVSTIMFVQPEVAGVGMNEKKALQNKMSYKVVKIRYDMIPRAIAMRNNDGFFKILVTNDADMKIIGMRAVGVHASSAIQAVALLISMDKGVEELADMIHPHPSIIEGIQECIRMLLGKSVLKPEFFKGMLSCKSCDENGCVNDIIYLR; encoded by the coding sequence ATGAAGTACGATGTGTGTATAATAGGTGCTGGACCTGCAGGATATGCGGCAGCAATGAGAGCGTTGGATTTAAATAAATCTGTTATCTTAATTGAGAAGGATAAAATTGGTGGGGCGGGTTTATACAACGGAGCAATCTCGTCTAAAACATTCTGGGAACTGGCAAAAGATATACAGACGGCCCGCAAACGTCTGGCTCAGTACAGCCCCGATCAGCATTTCTCTGTTACCTACCAGCAAGTATTACGTCAGGTGCGTGAAGGTATTGCAAACCGCCGTTTTCATTTGGAAGGGCAGATTGAATCGCTGGCCAAACAACAGACAAGCCGTTTCAGATATATTAAAGGATCTGCAAAACTTGTTAGCCACAATACAGTAGAAGTATCAACCGGAACGGAAGAGGAAATTATTGAAGCAGAAAACGTTGTTATTGCAACAGGCAGCAAGCCACGCAAACTTCCGAATATTCCGATTGATGAAAAAATAATTGTTACCAGTGATGGTGTTGAAAATTTTGAGAACTTTCCCAAAAGCCTTGTTATTCTTGGCGCCGGCGTGATTGGCTGCGAATGGGCAACCATATTTTCAAACTTTGGTTATACTTCTGTAAACATCATTGATAAAGCTGAACGCATTCTTCCGTTCGAAGACGATGATGTTACAGATGTGGTTGAAGCAAACATGAAGAAACAGGGCATCACGGTTCATAAAAAATCGAACCTGTTAAGCATGCGCATTGTAGATGGTGAAGTTGAATACATCCTGGAATATACGGATGGCAGAAAAGAAATGCACCGCGTTGAAAAAGTATTGGTTTCTGTAGGCCGTATTCCAAATACACAGAACTTAGGACTGGAACGGGTTGGCGTTAATATTCTGGCTAACGGACAAATAGAAAATACAGACGGACAAACAAATATTCCAAACATTTATGTTGCCGGTGATATTTCTTCAGATGTAGCCTTAGTAAATGTTGCTGAACTGGAAGGCCGCCATGTCATTGAAAAAATGTTCGGCTTAAGCGATTCTGTTATTACCTATAATAACGTTTCTACCATCATGTTTGTACAGCCCGAGGTTGCCGGGGTTGGTATGAATGAGAAAAAAGCATTGCAGAATAAGATGTCGTATAAAGTTGTAAAGATTCGATACGATATGATTCCGCGTGCCATTGCCATGCGCAACAACGATGGTTTCTTTAAAATTCTTGTAACCAATGATGCAGATATGAAGATCATTGGTATGCGTGCCGTTGGTGTTCATGCATCAAGTGCCATACAGGCTGTAGCGCTTCTCATATCTATGGATAAAGGTGTGGAAGAGCTCGCGGATATGATTCACCCGCATCCATCTATCATTGAAGGTATTCAGGAATGTATCCGTATGTTGCTTGGAAAGTCTGTATTAAAACCTGAATTCTTTAAAGGTATGCTAAGCTGCAAATCCTGTGATGAGAATGGTTGTGTAAACGATATCATCTACCTGCGCTAA
- a CDS encoding FMN-binding glutamate synthase family protein, translating to MKEVVEVIGSIPWWAYIFLFIGVIAIKDIFFNRRHTIKHNFPIVGHFRYLLEKIGPELRQYIVANNREELPFNRRQRSWIYASSKQENNYQGFGTDQDQNSPGFVFIKPSMFSYAVKEGHPNKKKPDFVPCAKIMGAYNKRRRPYRPYSIINISGMSYGSLSARAVESLNKGALKAGCYQNTGEGSLAPHHKHGADIMFHFGTGYFGVRDEHGNFSMSKLKALVEANPCIRAIDLKLSQGAKPGKGGVLPASKITQEIADIRGLPMGKDVISPAYHSVFSNVPEMMDFIENIAQETGLPVGFKSAVGKMEMWVELADRMLEKGYGPDFITIDGGEGGTGAAPPAFADHVSLPFVYAFSNVYKIFAERGLTDRIVFAASGKLGFPESSLMAFALGADVIHVAREAMMSIGCIQAQVCHNNTCPSGVATQNKWLQSGIDVPLKADRLYNYIKNLRKEVLEITHACGYEHPSQMTMTDIDISMGDNNLTMPLVDAYKYNKIPVNFESMQKLADCKYLGKANPEIIFK from the coding sequence ATGAAAGAAGTAGTAGAAGTGATCGGTAGCATTCCCTGGTGGGCATACATTTTTTTGTTTATTGGAGTTATTGCCATCAAAGATATATTCTTCAACAGGCGGCATACGATAAAACACAACTTCCCGATTGTTGGCCATTTCAGGTATCTGCTTGAAAAGATTGGTCCGGAATTGAGACAATATATTGTTGCTAATAACAGAGAAGAGCTTCCTTTTAACCGCAGACAACGGTCGTGGATTTATGCGTCTTCCAAACAGGAAAATAACTATCAGGGTTTTGGTACGGATCAGGATCAGAACAGCCCGGGTTTTGTTTTTATAAAACCATCTATGTTTTCATATGCAGTTAAAGAAGGGCATCCGAATAAAAAGAAACCGGATTTTGTACCGTGTGCAAAAATCATGGGCGCATATAATAAACGCAGACGTCCCTACAGACCGTATTCGATTATCAATATTTCAGGAATGAGCTACGGCTCACTTTCTGCACGGGCGGTAGAGTCATTAAATAAAGGTGCATTAAAAGCAGGTTGTTATCAGAATACCGGAGAAGGTTCGTTAGCTCCGCATCATAAACATGGTGCTGATATCATGTTCCACTTTGGTACAGGATACTTTGGTGTGCGCGATGAACATGGTAATTTTTCCATGTCAAAACTGAAGGCATTGGTTGAAGCCAATCCATGTATCCGTGCAATAGATTTAAAATTATCCCAGGGAGCAAAACCCGGCAAAGGGGGTGTATTGCCTGCTTCAAAAATCACGCAGGAGATTGCGGATATCAGAGGTTTGCCAATGGGTAAAGATGTAATTTCACCGGCCTACCACAGCGTGTTTTCAAATGTGCCGGAAATGATGGATTTTATTGAAAACATTGCACAGGAAACCGGCTTACCCGTAGGATTTAAATCTGCGGTTGGTAAGATGGAAATGTGGGTGGAACTGGCAGACCGTATGTTAGAGAAAGGGTATGGTCCGGATTTTATCACGATTGATGGTGGTGAAGGCGGTACCGGTGCCGCGCCGCCAGCTTTTGCTGATCACGTTTCTTTACCGTTTGTATATGCGTTCAGTAATGTATACAAAATATTTGCGGAAAGAGGTTTAACGGATCGTATTGTGTTTGCTGCATCCGGCAAGCTGGGTTTCCCGGAAAGTTCGCTGATGGCATTCGCGTTAGGCGCTGATGTAATCCATGTGGCACGTGAGGCAATGATGTCGATCGGGTGCATTCAGGCACAGGTTTGTCATAACAATACCTGTCCGTCTGGAGTTGCTACGCAGAATAAATGGCTGCAATCGGGTATTGATGTACCGTTAAAAGCAGATCGTTTGTATAATTACATTAAGAATTTACGTAAAGAAGTACTGGAAATTACGCATGCCTGCGGATATGAACATCCGTCGCAAATGACCATGACGGATATTGATATCAGTATGGGAGATAATAACCTAACCATGCCGCTGGTTGATGCGTATAAGTACAACAAAATTCCGGTAAATTTTGAGTCTATGCAGAAATTGGCAGACTGCAAGTATTTAGGCAAAGCAAATCCGGAAATTATTTTTAAATAA
- a CDS encoding peptidase, giving the protein MTYCLGVKLKDGLVAIADTRITSGTDTTTAKKLFVHESAHGSLFLMTSGLRSVRDKAITYFKEVLKDEHVVYNQLYEAVNAFGNQLRRVAEEDRKALYAAGFAFNLHTIVGGQLKNDEEPKMFLLYPEGNWIELTQTSPFMIIGNSGYGKPILNRTVKYESTLEEVLKAGFLSFDSTRVSANDVDFPLDVVVYYNNSFKMIEHRFEKKDMEIISTTWDNQLKQALDSVPEEWMNVVFDRKNVL; this is encoded by the coding sequence ATGACGTATTGTTTAGGTGTAAAATTAAAGGATGGCTTGGTTGCCATTGCTGATACACGAATAACCTCTGGAACAGATACCACAACAGCTAAAAAATTATTTGTACATGAAAGCGCACACGGAAGTCTGTTTCTGATGACAAGCGGCCTGCGATCTGTTCGTGATAAAGCAATAACCTATTTTAAAGAAGTTTTAAAAGACGAACATGTTGTTTACAATCAATTATATGAAGCCGTTAATGCATTTGGCAATCAACTGAGACGTGTAGCAGAAGAAGACCGGAAGGCCTTATATGCGGCAGGTTTCGCATTCAATTTACATACCATTGTAGGCGGACAATTAAAGAATGATGAAGAGCCTAAAATGTTTTTACTGTATCCGGAAGGTAACTGGATCGAACTGACGCAGACATCTCCTTTCATGATCATTGGTAACAGTGGTTATGGCAAGCCTATTTTAAACAGAACCGTAAAGTATGAATCTACACTGGAAGAGGTTTTAAAAGCCGGATTTTTATCGTTTGACTCTACACGCGTTTCCGCAAACGATGTTGATTTTCCGTTAGATGTAGTTGTGTATTACAACAACTCATTTAAAATGATCGAACATAGGTTTGAGAAAAAAGACATGGAAATAATTTCTACAACCTGGGATAATCAATTGAAGCAGGCATTGGATAGTGTTCCTGAAGAGTGGATGAATGTGGTATTTGACCGTAAAAATGTTCTTTAA